Proteins encoded together in one Epinephelus lanceolatus isolate andai-2023 chromosome 4, ASM4190304v1, whole genome shotgun sequence window:
- the LOC117259699 gene encoding uncharacterized protein LOC117259699, giving the protein MAATEANAAPVVQEDGKTPESKPTEAEQPAKNANSETVNSEVVDKDGTAVNNEVVDNKETVNNDTAAAAGGEEGEAAASGEAAAPQSSENTSSAEPKTSFLDSFLNKSGLGKVMGGRKKKEQSTASGGEDNAAEGGEKEGEKGGEEAAAAEGGAEGGAEGDAAIEKAPESGEKEEEKKAEKSKPAEAKSTVRDLIRKPVARIFSHRSTEKKDGAAAEPQKQVKVRSKSLDRLEDPEALNTTADSTIEEGGAAGGAEGGAEGGADGEQKASSSSAATKHMKRWHSFKKLMAQKAHKKSGGGAEDVKEEGAEGEGGGDSSTLDSKESGQKRWKLKRSWTFQGLKRDPSMVGISGKAKGSDKDSADNTKPEEAAAAGGAEEGEEAKAEGGAEEAKTEGGEEKAEGGEEEKAATAGGGTVTQHANEIWTSFKKRVIPKSKRANTECAPSGEEDAAAASGEDGAAEEGKDGKSAKAKRSHFGRAVSLKNFILRKGKSTSVDMGEGAKEEEEEAAEGGEATEEAAVDGEVATATEETNDKDAAEAEKTPAAETGGEAAKEVEKTPAEAPVTNGENGCSNGTGEENATHNHQEEEKTTGGSPMKKSKEAGGAKEDANAKIINATAAVNSDKKAGNV; this is encoded by the exons ATGGCGGCGACGGAGGCCAATGCGGCGCCGGTGGTCCAAGAAGATGGGAAAACCCCCGAGAGCAAGCCGACAGAGGCCGAGCAACCAGCTAAAAACGCAAACTCAGAGACTGTCAACAGCGAAGTTGTCGATAAAGATGGCACCGCTGTCAACAACGAGGTTGTCGATAACAAAGAGACTGTGAATAATGACACAGCGGCGGCGGCAGGAGGTGAGGAAGGAGAAGCAGCAGCAAGCGGGGAGGCAGCAGCTCCTCAGAGCTCAGAAAACACCTCCTCTGCTGAGCCCAAGACCTCATTCCTGGACTCCTTCCTCAACAAGAGCGGTCTGGGGAAGGTGatgggaggaaggaagaagaaggagcagaGCACAGCCTCTGGAGGAGAGGACAACGCAGCTGAAGgaggggagaaagagggagagaaaggaggtGAGGAGGCCGCAGCAGCTgagggaggagcagagggaggtgCAGAGGGCGATGCAGCGATAGAGAAAGCTCCAGAAagtggagagaaggaggaggagaagaaagcaGAGAAGAGCAAACCAGCGGAGGCTAAATCCACAGTTCGAGATCTGATCAGGAAGCCAGTGGCGAGGATCTTCTCTCATCGCAGCACCGAGAAGAAGGACGGTGCTGCTGCAGAACCCCAGAAACAAGTAAAGGTTCGATCCAAGTCCCTTGACCGGCTGGAAGATCCAGAAGCACTTAACACCACTGCTGACTCAACCATAGAGGagggaggagcagcaggaggagcagaAGGAGGCGCAGAGGGAGGCGCAGATGGAGAACAGAAAGCGTCGTCCTCCTCGGCAGCCACCAAGCACATGAAACGCTGGCACTCCTTTAAGAAGCTCATGGCTCAGAAGGCGCACAAGAagagtggaggaggagcagaggacgTAAAGGAAGAGGGGGCAGAGGGAGAAGGAGGCGGAGACTCCTCCACACTGGACTCCAAGGAGTCGGGACAGAAGAGGTGGAAGCTGAAACGCTCCTGGACCTTCCAGGGCCTGAAGAGAGACCCATCCATGGTCGGCATCAGCGGCAAGGCCAAGGGCTCCGACAAAGACTCTGCTGACAACACGAAGCCAGAGGAGGCAGCAGCGGCGGGAGGAgctgaggaaggagaggaggccaaggcagagggaggagcagaggaggccaagacagagggaggggaagAGAAGGCTGAGGGAGGGGAAGAGGAGAAGGCAGCAACAGCAGGAGGTGGGACAGTGACGCAACACGCCAACGAGATCTGGACCTCCTTCAAGAAGCGAGTCATCCCAAAGTCTAAACGCGCCAACACAGAGTGCGCCCCCAGCGGGGAGGAGGATGCAGCTGCTGCCTCAG GTGAggatggagcagcagaggaaggCAAAGATGGCAAGTCAGCCAAGGCCAAGCGTTCACATTTTGGCCGTGCAGTTTCCCTGAAGAACTTCATCCTGCGAAAGGGCAAGTCCACCAGTGTGGACATGGGTGAGGGTgccaaggaggaggaggaggaggctgcagagGGAGGAGAAGCAACAGAGGAGGCAGCTGTCGACGGTGAAGTTGCCACAGCGACTGAGGAGACCAATGACAAAGatgcagcagaggctgagaaGACGCCGGCAGCAGAGACCGGAGGGGAGGCCGCAAAGGAGGTGGAGAAGACGCCAGCTGAAGCTCCGGTGACCAACGGGGAGAATGGCTGCTCCAACGGCACAGGGGAGGAGAATGCCACACACAATcaccaggaggaggagaagacgaCGGGGGGCAGCCCCATGAAGAAGAGTAAGGAGGCAGGAGGAGCGAAAGAGGATGCCAACGCCAAGATCATCAACGCCACGGCGGCTGTGAACAGCG ACAAAAAGGCGGGAAACGTGTGA